From the genome of Planctomycetota bacterium, one region includes:
- a CDS encoding sugar transferase → MKRGLDIVGAVVLLVLCAPLAAAVATAVVMVLGFPVFHREQRAGRGGRPITIVKFRSMTLDRDTDGALLADEARLGWFGKLLRRTSLDELPQLAAVITGDLSLVGPRPLPMRYLPRYSPRQATRLLVRPGLTGWAQVHGRNQVDWPGRLELDARYVEMSSRWYAPLIDGWIVLLTGFQVIRQALTGKGAAAEGHASMPEFFP, encoded by the coding sequence CTGAAGCGTGGGCTCGACATCGTCGGTGCGGTCGTGTTGCTGGTTCTGTGCGCTCCGCTGGCTGCGGCAGTCGCCACCGCGGTCGTGATGGTCCTCGGCTTCCCGGTGTTCCACCGCGAGCAGCGCGCCGGCCGCGGCGGCCGGCCGATCACGATCGTCAAGTTCCGCTCGATGACACTCGACCGCGACACCGACGGCGCCTTGCTTGCCGACGAGGCCCGACTCGGCTGGTTCGGAAAACTCCTCCGCCGCACGAGCCTCGACGAACTGCCACAACTTGCCGCGGTGATCACCGGCGACCTCAGCCTGGTCGGCCCCCGACCCCTCCCGATGAGGTATCTTCCGCGCTACAGCCCGCGTCAGGCCACGCGCCTCCTCGTTCGGCCCGGGCTCACCGGCTGGGCCCAGGTTCACGGTCGCAACCAGGTCGATTGGCCCGGACGCCTCGAACTCGACGCGCGGTACGTCGAAATGTCGTCGCGCTGGTACGCTCCGCTGATCGATGGCTGGATCGTCCTGCTGACGGGGTTCCAGGTGATCCGCCAGGCGCTGACCGGAAAGGGTGCCGCGGCCGAAGGACACGCGTCGATGCCGGAGTTTTTCCCGTGA
- a CDS encoding acyl carrier protein, with protein MSADPAAAVVSALRTVLIDTGRADREIAPPMLLGADLGLDSLDVAQAVVLLERALGVDPFRSGASGGPLRAVGDLITIYTAALEPSVRQDP; from the coding sequence GTGAGCGCCGATCCCGCCGCTGCGGTCGTCTCGGCCCTGCGCACCGTGTTGATCGACACGGGGCGAGCCGACCGGGAGATCGCCCCGCCGATGCTCCTCGGGGCCGACCTGGGGCTCGATTCCCTCGATGTCGCCCAGGCGGTGGTGCTGCTGGAACGTGCGCTGGGAGTCGACCCGTTCAGGAGCGGGGCGTCCGGAGGTCCGCTGCGGGCCGTTGGCGACCTGATCACCATTTACACCGCCGCCCTCGAGCCTTCCGTCCGTCAGGATCCGTGA
- a CDS encoding long-chain fatty acid--CoA ligase — translation MHTTTNDSPALAAIADTPPADRLATAITVIGAEHPDRVAVVSAAGTDKRATEDYRQLAARLVAFSKRLETARPIGVIARSRRIDTLAVIAAACGRLHVPLALLGDDSRDLTGTLSDWVVVDDSLAVTASDGRHGEYRSLPAPVVVATSGTSGPPKLVEHSWDSLLSAARLAGQWHALAWLLVYDATRWAGIQVWLQALLTGGTVVTPASRDPDQVARALGDERVAVLPGTPTLLRRLVTAADRALLRGAHPERITLGGEAADGALLEQIRASFPAARISQVYATTELGEVFRVADGHAGFPADWIGKTLPGGVRLAVRRDGELLVQLSRDTAQVATGDLVERRGERYEFTGRRSDVIVVGGAKVLPRRVEEVLRAVSGIADARVWGMPSAITGELVAAEIVLADPLPAGVTPEQVRAAALAACRSACEPAAVPRVLDIVKRIATTAAGKVPRRPVGRI, via the coding sequence ATGCACACCACGACCAACGATTCCCCGGCTCTCGCTGCCATCGCCGACACACCTCCGGCCGACCGGTTGGCGACTGCGATCACCGTGATCGGCGCGGAGCATCCTGACCGGGTCGCGGTCGTTTCCGCCGCCGGGACCGACAAGCGAGCGACGGAAGACTACCGGCAGCTCGCCGCCCGCCTGGTGGCCTTCTCGAAACGGCTCGAGACCGCGCGCCCGATCGGCGTCATCGCCCGCTCGCGCAGGATCGACACGCTGGCGGTGATCGCCGCCGCCTGCGGCCGCCTCCACGTGCCGCTGGCGCTGCTCGGTGACGATTCGCGTGACCTGACGGGGACGCTGTCGGATTGGGTGGTTGTCGACGACTCGCTCGCGGTCACCGCGTCGGACGGGCGGCATGGTGAATACCGCTCGCTGCCGGCGCCGGTCGTCGTCGCCACCAGCGGCACGAGCGGGCCGCCCAAGCTCGTCGAGCACTCCTGGGATTCGCTCCTCTCGGCGGCCCGCCTGGCCGGGCAATGGCACGCGCTGGCCTGGCTGCTGGTCTACGACGCGACGCGGTGGGCGGGCATCCAGGTCTGGCTGCAGGCGTTGCTCACCGGGGGAACGGTCGTGACCCCTGCCTCGCGCGACCCCGACCAGGTCGCCCGGGCGCTCGGCGACGAACGGGTGGCTGTCCTGCCGGGCACGCCCACGCTGCTGCGTCGGCTCGTCACCGCTGCCGACCGCGCGCTGTTGCGTGGGGCCCACCCCGAGCGGATCACGCTCGGCGGCGAGGCGGCCGACGGCGCCCTCCTCGAGCAGATCCGGGCATCGTTCCCGGCAGCGCGGATCTCGCAGGTCTACGCCACGACCGAGCTCGGCGAGGTGTTTCGCGTCGCCGACGGTCATGCCGGCTTCCCGGCGGATTGGATCGGCAAGACACTGCCCGGCGGCGTCCGCCTTGCCGTTCGGCGCGACGGCGAGCTGCTCGTGCAACTGTCGCGCGACACGGCGCAGGTCGCGACCGGCGATCTCGTCGAACGGCGCGGGGAGCGCTACGAATTCACCGGCCGGCGCAGCGACGTGATCGTCGTCGGCGGTGCGAAGGTGCTGCCGCGGCGGGTCGAGGAGGTGCTCCGGGCGGTGAGCGGTATCGCCGACGCCCGCGTGTGGGGGATGCCGAGCGCCATCACCGGCGAGCTGGTGGCCGCCGAGATCGTGCTCGCCGATCCGCTCCCCGCCGGTGTCACGCCGGAACAGGTCCGGGCCGCGGCGCTGGCCGCCTGCCGGTCGGCCTGCGAGCCGGCGGCGGTGCCACGCGTGCTCGACATCGTCAAACGGATCGCGACCACCGCGGCCGGCAAGGTGCCCAGGCGCCCGGTCGGACGGATCTGA
- a CDS encoding SDR family oxidoreductase, with protein sequence MRVATAPSPTSPVDGAAPVAIVSGGSRGLGHAVVERLLERGDRVATFSRGRSGRLDDLASRHPERLFTATLDAGDPIAVASFVGATIARFGRIDSCVANAAIAAEGVLATMPDTTIAELLAVNVQGSIVLVRECVRQWLVQPRSGTTDGAGSAVLVSSSVAARGSPGLAVYAATKGALEAFARSLAREVGSRGIRVNSVAPGFLETDLSASLSVGDRARLVRRTPLGRLGMPEDVVGAIDFLTDSRSAFITGQTITVDGGGGF encoded by the coding sequence CTGCGCGTGGCGACGGCCCCCTCCCCCACGAGCCCGGTCGACGGTGCCGCGCCGGTGGCGATCGTGTCGGGGGGATCGCGCGGCCTCGGCCACGCGGTCGTCGAGCGCCTTCTCGAGCGCGGCGACCGCGTTGCCACGTTCTCGCGCGGGCGGTCCGGGCGTCTCGACGACCTCGCGTCACGGCACCCCGAGCGCTTGTTCACCGCGACTCTCGACGCGGGCGATCCGATCGCGGTCGCGTCGTTCGTCGGCGCGACGATCGCGCGCTTCGGGAGAATCGACTCCTGCGTCGCCAACGCCGCGATCGCAGCCGAAGGGGTGCTGGCGACGATGCCTGACACCACGATCGCCGAACTGTTGGCAGTCAATGTCCAGGGCTCGATCGTGCTGGTGCGCGAGTGTGTGCGCCAGTGGCTCGTACAACCGCGCTCGGGCACTACCGACGGGGCGGGCTCGGCGGTCCTGGTGTCGAGCAGCGTGGCGGCGCGCGGGAGCCCCGGGCTGGCGGTCTACGCGGCCACCAAAGGCGCCCTCGAGGCCTTCGCGCGGAGCCTCGCCCGCGAGGTCGGCAGCCGCGGGATCCGAGTCAACTCTGTCGCGCCGGGATTCCTCGAGACCGACCTGTCGGCGAGCCTGTCGGTCGGCGACCGCGCGCGCCTCGTGCGCCGCACGCCCCTGGGCCGGCTCGGGATGCCCGAGGACGTCGTCGGGGCGATCGACTTTCTCACCGACTCGCGCAGTGCGTTCATCACCGGGCAGACGATCACGGTCGACGGCGGTGGGGGATTTTGA
- a CDS encoding acetyltransferase, translated as MDCDRVVIVGAGGFGREVWQWIRSGGGRSPPIAGFLDADPRCSLDPDSPPLLADPARYLPQPGDGLLLAIGIPAVRRRVAADLESRGGRFVTFVHPTALLARSARLGAGTIVCPLAVVSDRVVTGRCTLVNYHASLGHDSATGDYCVLSPNAALGGHAILGDDVFLGLSASVGPGRRVGDRSKVAANSATLSDVAADRLVVGVPGRPTPLIDIGMAPGDASP; from the coding sequence TTGGATTGCGACCGAGTCGTCATCGTCGGTGCGGGTGGTTTCGGGCGTGAGGTCTGGCAGTGGATCCGTTCGGGCGGCGGACGATCGCCGCCGATCGCCGGTTTCCTCGATGCCGACCCGCGTTGCTCCCTCGATCCTGACTCCCCACCCCTGCTCGCCGACCCGGCGAGATACCTGCCGCAACCTGGCGACGGCCTCCTCTTGGCGATCGGGATCCCCGCTGTCCGCCGGCGCGTCGCTGCCGACCTCGAATCGCGTGGGGGGCGGTTCGTGACGTTCGTCCACCCCACGGCACTGCTGGCCAGGTCGGCCCGCCTCGGCGCCGGCACGATCGTCTGCCCGCTCGCCGTGGTCAGCGACCGCGTCGTCACCGGCCGCTGCACGCTGGTCAATTACCACGCTTCGCTTGGCCACGATTCGGCGACCGGCGACTATTGCGTGCTGTCGCCAAACGCCGCGCTCGGCGGCCATGCGATCCTCGGCGACGACGTGTTCCTCGGCCTGTCGGCATCGGTCGGACCGGGCCGGCGCGTCGGTGACCGCAGCAAGGTGGCGGCCAATTCCGCAACGCTTTCCGACGTTGCAGCCGACCGGCTCGTGGTCGGCGTCCCCGGGCGTCCCACTCCGCTGATCGACATCGGCATGGCCCCGGGAGACGCCTCCCCGTGA